In the Candidatus Nanopelagicales bacterium genome, one interval contains:
- the rnc gene encoding ribonuclease III: MSEAISIERKEQLANLREELGVNVSDELLHLALIHRSYAYEQGGIPHNERLEFLGDSVLGIVVTDELYRRFPDLAEGQLAKIRAAVVNARALADVARAIGLGSFILLGRGEVTTGGDDKSSILADSMEAVIGAMYLTQGLDGAGNFVHRIFDPLITASADLGAGLDWKTSLQEAAAAADQGLPEYLVEDSGPDHEKEFAARVIVGGQVLGTGVGRSKKIAEQQAAEAAYRALVHHA, from the coding sequence ATGAGTGAGGCCATTTCAATTGAGCGCAAAGAACAGTTAGCGAATTTGCGGGAAGAGCTTGGCGTCAACGTCTCTGATGAACTCTTGCATCTTGCGTTGATTCACCGTTCTTATGCTTATGAACAAGGCGGTATTCCACACAATGAACGCTTGGAATTCCTCGGCGACTCAGTGTTAGGAATCGTTGTCACTGATGAGTTGTACCGACGATTCCCTGATCTGGCGGAAGGTCAGCTCGCAAAAATTCGTGCTGCTGTTGTCAATGCTCGCGCTTTGGCCGATGTTGCTCGTGCGATCGGTTTGGGATCGTTCATTTTGTTAGGTCGAGGTGAAGTCACAACAGGCGGTGATGACAAGTCATCAATCCTTGCCGACAGCATGGAAGCCGTTATTGGCGCGATGTACCTGACTCAAGGTCTCGATGGCGCAGGTAATTTCGTTCATCGCATCTTTGATCCTTTGATCACTGCGTCAGCGGATCTAGGTGCGGGACTTGATTGGAAAACTTCGCTGCAAGAAGCGGCTGCAGCAGCTGATCAAGGATTGCCGGAGTATCTCGTTGAAGACTCAGGGCCCGACCATGAAAAAGAATTTGCAGCTCGTGTGATCGTTGGCGGTCAGGTTCTGGGAACCGGTGTTGGGCGCTCAAAAAAGATTGCTGAACAGCAGGCAGCAGAAGCGGCCTATCGCGCGCTCGTTCATCATGCCTGA
- the ftsY gene encoding signal recognition particle-docking protein FtsY yields the protein MSAQVWIALAVIVVLIAVVGIFVARKNSTHKQQPRPGIDYAPGVGDDDSIPRDTPRQTIDQIVISDALNVVPDLVVETQAPANEEAVLGFEIPDSAVGRMHRLRARLARSNNAIGKGLLGLLGRDNLDADTWDEIEETLLAADLGVAPTMELLETLRTAVQVEGHPSQERLTELLRTSLLELVNPNLDRTLNTKVEGRPAVVLVVGVNGTGKTTTTGKLARLLIAEDQTVLLAAADTFRAAAAEQLQTWGDLVGAPVVRGPEGGDPAAVAFDAVTTAIEAELDTAVIDTAGRLHTKTGLMDELGKVKRVIEKQSPVDEVLLVLDATTGQNGLVQARVFAEVVDVTGVVLTKLDGTARGGIVVAVQRELGVPVKLVGLGEGPDDLAPFDAVEFVEAIIHG from the coding sequence ATGAGTGCTCAAGTCTGGATCGCGTTAGCGGTCATCGTTGTTCTGATTGCGGTAGTCGGCATCTTTGTTGCTCGCAAGAATTCGACCCACAAGCAGCAACCTCGTCCAGGAATCGATTACGCACCTGGTGTTGGTGATGATGATTCAATTCCCCGGGATACACCTCGTCAAACAATTGATCAGATCGTCATTTCTGATGCACTAAATGTTGTTCCTGACCTTGTCGTTGAAACGCAAGCTCCAGCAAATGAAGAAGCCGTACTTGGGTTTGAAATCCCAGATTCTGCGGTCGGTCGCATGCATCGTCTGCGCGCACGCCTTGCTCGCTCCAATAACGCAATTGGTAAAGGCCTTCTTGGCTTACTCGGCCGCGATAATCTCGATGCAGACACCTGGGACGAAATCGAAGAGACGCTGCTGGCTGCGGATCTTGGCGTTGCACCCACGATGGAACTGTTGGAAACTTTGCGTACAGCAGTGCAAGTGGAGGGTCATCCTTCCCAAGAGCGACTCACTGAATTGCTACGTACAAGTCTGCTTGAGCTGGTCAATCCAAATCTCGATCGCACCCTGAACACCAAGGTGGAAGGTCGGCCAGCGGTGGTTCTGGTTGTTGGCGTGAATGGAACCGGCAAGACCACCACCACCGGCAAGTTAGCGCGTTTGCTCATTGCTGAGGATCAAACGGTATTGTTGGCTGCAGCCGATACCTTCCGCGCTGCAGCAGCTGAGCAGTTGCAAACTTGGGGTGATCTTGTGGGTGCTCCTGTCGTGCGTGGACCTGAAGGGGGAGATCCGGCCGCAGTGGCTTTTGATGCGGTTACGACAGCCATAGAAGCCGAGCTCGACACCGCAGTGATCGATACTGCAGGTCGATTGCATACTAAAACTGGCCTGATGGATGAACTTGGCAAGGTGAAGCGAGTCATCGAAAAGCAATCGCCTGTTGACGAAGTATTATTAGTACTCGATGCAACCACTGGCCAAAATGGTTTGGTTCAAGCGCGGGTATTTGCTGAAGTGGTTGATGTCACTGGGGTTGTGTTGACCAAATTGGATGGCACCGCTCGAGGTGGAATTGTGGTCGCGGTGCAGCGCGAACTCGGAGTACCGGTCAAGTTGGTTGGTCTGGGCGAAGGCCCTGATGACCTAGCCCCCTTTGACGCGGTTGAGTTTGTGGAGGCGATTATTCATGGGTAA
- the rsmD gene encoding 16S rRNA (guanine(966)-N(2))-methyltransferase RsmD, whose protein sequence is MTRIIAGLAKGRRLSVPAKGTRPTSDRVRESLFNSLNSELLANDELWSSIAVLDLYAGTGALGIEAASRGAHTVLLVEKNRAAADVIRRNIEHVALPSVSLLAAGVNDLLHRNPPVSFNLVFADPPYDVSATSIAKLLSDLAGSGWIARDALVVVERPSSDQAEPFPEGWFDLSQRRYGDTTLWYGRSTSTNGE, encoded by the coding sequence ATGACGCGCATCATTGCTGGTTTGGCCAAAGGTAGGCGGCTGTCAGTTCCCGCCAAGGGGACACGGCCAACGTCAGATCGCGTACGAGAGTCGTTGTTCAACTCATTGAATAGTGAGTTATTGGCGAACGACGAATTGTGGAGTTCTATAGCGGTGCTGGACTTATATGCGGGAACAGGCGCATTGGGTATTGAGGCGGCAAGCCGAGGAGCGCACACAGTGCTGCTTGTTGAAAAGAATCGTGCCGCGGCAGATGTCATTCGCCGCAATATTGAGCATGTTGCTCTGCCTTCGGTTTCGTTACTCGCAGCCGGTGTGAACGATCTATTGCACAGAAACCCGCCAGTCTCATTCAATTTGGTATTTGCAGATCCGCCGTATGACGTTTCGGCCACCTCAATTGCCAAGTTGTTGAGTGATCTTGCCGGGTCCGGCTGGATCGCGCGGGATGCGCTCGTCGTGGTTGAGCGGCCCAGCTCTGACCAGGCCGAACCATTTCCTGAAGGTTGGTTCGATTTATCGCAACGCAGGTATGGCGACACTACTCTTTGGTACGGTCGCTCTACTTCCACGAATGGAGAATGA
- the rpmB gene encoding 50S ribosomal protein L28 yields the protein MAANCDVCGKGPSFGHSISHSHRRTKRRWNPNIQRVRTLVGKTPKRQNVCTSCLKAGKVVRG from the coding sequence GTGGCTGCCAACTGCGACGTCTGCGGCAAGGGCCCAAGCTTCGGGCATTCAATTTCTCACTCACACCGTCGCACCAAGCGCCGCTGGAATCCAAACATTCAGCGTGTACGCACGCTCGTGGGTAAGACCCCGAAGCGTCAAAACGTGTGCACTTCTTGCCTCAAAGCTGGCAAGGTCGTTCGCGGCTAA
- a CDS encoding DUF177 domain-containing protein yields the protein MTSLDPRSALVLDTHALGLQRRPGSMVEFTRTVPAPGDMGVAMAKVTPDSPIEMDLRLEAVMEGVLVSGEVELEISAECSRCLDPLTWEEAVDISELFAYPATDSRGAVVEEPEGDEDPLPTLDGDLIDLEPTLRDSVVLALPMAPLCSESCAGLCSECGIKLDDHPGHEHQAVDPRWSALAGLVDPQEG from the coding sequence GTGACCAGCCTGGATCCACGCAGTGCGCTTGTGCTCGACACGCACGCACTCGGTCTGCAACGCAGGCCTGGATCAATGGTCGAGTTCACCCGGACGGTTCCCGCACCTGGGGATATGGGCGTTGCGATGGCCAAGGTCACGCCAGATTCACCGATCGAGATGGACCTTCGTCTCGAAGCAGTGATGGAAGGCGTCTTGGTGAGCGGTGAGGTGGAGCTAGAAATTAGCGCGGAATGCTCGCGTTGTCTGGATCCACTGACCTGGGAGGAAGCGGTCGACATCAGCGAGCTGTTCGCCTATCCCGCCACGGATTCCCGGGGCGCGGTTGTCGAGGAGCCCGAGGGTGACGAGGATCCGTTGCCAACGCTCGATGGAGATTTAATCGATCTCGAGCCGACGTTGCGGGACTCTGTGGTGTTAGCGCTGCCGATGGCGCCGCTGTGCTCGGAGAGTTGTGCAGGTTTGTGTTCCGAATGTGGAATCAAGCTTGACGATCATCCAGGCCATGAGCACCAAGCCGTTGATCCACGATGGTCGGCTCTTGCCGGCCTCGTAGACCCACAAGAGGGCTAG
- the mutM gene encoding bifunctional DNA-formamidopyrimidine glycosylase/DNA-(apurinic or apyrimidinic site) lyase, whose protein sequence is MPELPEVEVVRRGVDSWATQREISGVEVLHPRAVRRQVDELAGELIGQSFRCASRRGKYLWLPLLGEPTALVVHLGMSGQLLMQPATAQSEKHMRVRITFADEGPQLRFVDQRTFGGMHTDALVPDSGGGNVPVQVAHIARDPLDPDFDHDGVVSAIRRKDIAIKRVLLDQALVSGIGNIYADEALWRAKIHGTTLASSLSKAKLTHLLDQATEVMKQALAQGGTSFDSLYVNVNGESGYFSRALNAYGQEGFPCPRCAASIVREKFMNRSSFSCPRCQRPTKVAER, encoded by the coding sequence ATGCCTGAGCTACCCGAGGTCGAAGTTGTTCGACGAGGCGTTGATTCATGGGCCACGCAACGTGAAATTTCCGGCGTTGAGGTGTTGCATCCGCGTGCGGTGCGTAGGCAGGTCGATGAGTTAGCTGGTGAACTCATTGGTCAAAGTTTTCGTTGTGCTTCGCGACGCGGTAAATATTTGTGGCTGCCCCTGCTGGGAGAGCCAACGGCGCTGGTCGTGCATTTGGGGATGAGTGGGCAACTATTGATGCAGCCAGCGACAGCTCAATCAGAAAAGCACATGCGCGTGCGCATCACTTTTGCCGACGAGGGTCCGCAGTTGCGTTTTGTTGACCAGCGCACCTTTGGCGGCATGCACACCGATGCTTTGGTGCCGGACTCAGGCGGAGGCAACGTTCCTGTTCAGGTTGCGCATATAGCTCGTGATCCGCTTGACCCTGATTTTGATCATGACGGCGTTGTGAGTGCGATCCGACGCAAGGACATTGCCATCAAGCGGGTGCTGCTGGACCAAGCGTTGGTTTCTGGGATTGGCAATATTTATGCCGACGAGGCCCTCTGGAGGGCCAAAATCCACGGAACGACACTGGCCAGCAGCCTGTCCAAGGCCAAGCTCACCCACCTGCTGGATCAGGCCACGGAGGTGATGAAGCAGGCCTTGGCGCAGGGCGGCACCAGTTTTGACTCCCTTTATGTAAACGTCAATGGTGAATCGGGCTACTTCAGTCGTGCCTTGAATGCCTACGGCCAAGAGGGATTCCCGTGCCCACGCTGCGCAGCCTCAATCGTGAGGGAAAAATTTATGAACCGGTCGAGCTTTTCTTGCCCGAGGTGTCAGCGACCAACCAAGGTAGCCGAGCGGTAG
- the smc gene encoding chromosome segregation protein SMC has protein sequence MTLKGFKSFASSTTMHFEPGVTCVVGPNGSGKSNVVDALAWVMGEQGAKSLRGGKMEDVIFSGTAGRAPLGRAEVSLTIDNSDGALPIDYTEVTIARTLFRNGGSEYSINGAPCRLLDVQELLSDSGIGREMHVIVGQGQLDTVLRATPEERRGLIEEAAGVLKHRRRKEKALRKLDSMEANLTRLNDLTTELRRQLKPLGRQAEVARRAVVIQTDARDARLRLMADDLVQMRQALAAEVADESALRSRQNEVETALASLREKETTTEAQTLEQAPRLEAAQETWFSLSGLRERFVGLVQLSTERVRNLQPEAEDENPGRDPEQLDAEARSLRAKEFELSREVEASRDGLSGATAARQQAEEAFTAEERRVAAVQKAAAERREALVRLTGQVHAAASRVEARTHELERLRESIREATSRGEKAQADFQAIEVQVAGLDEGEVGLDEHHDRAEAALIAADAEVERLRGIESTSERERAALSARLEALSMSLTRKDAGGALVAAADQVPGFVGPLAKQLQIEHGAEAAVAAVLGDLADAVVVRGVQAAVSSLVLLKQQDAGRAALVVANDGFNAPASDRNVAPAGVWLRDRVRCDEALTSVVDRLLVGAVLVESVDIAAEQSQQHSDLVFVTPAGDVFSRDVVHGGSQSTLSLLEVQAAYDETDAALQQAVHSAERARFDMVAAKQVQETAAAAVEQALSGLHESDARMAAVAEQLGQLGQVARAAGAEADRLTATLTAAEVAHGTDVTNHEQLQQRLAAAQEEPEVEVGDDQREVFAEAAKAARQAEVDARLSLRTGEERVTAVGIRAEQLERAANAEREARVAAIQRREQRARDLVTAQAVLSGAKAALSRIESSVAQASADRALAEKQRKERDESLVGVRAKIRELAAEFDLLKDSVHRDEVARAEQRMRIEQVVDRAMEEFGIEADVLTAEYGPDQMVPPSLVVPGDEVPEDAPEPQPYPFVRVEQEKRLKEAERGLALLGKVNPLALEEFNAMEERHRFLSEQLDDLRRTRDDLLDIVKEVDARVEQVFTEAYTEIEREFEGVFSRLFPGGEGRLILTDPSNMLTTGVDVEARPPGKKVKRLSLLSGGERSLTAVAFLVALFKARPSPFYVLDEVEAALDDVNLGRLIDIIEELRDSSQLIVITHQKRTMEIADALYGVSMRGDGVTQVIGQRLRESATAS, from the coding sequence ATGACCCTGAAGGGCTTCAAGTCCTTCGCGTCTTCCACAACCATGCATTTCGAGCCTGGCGTCACCTGTGTGGTGGGTCCAAACGGCTCAGGCAAGTCCAATGTGGTCGATGCCTTGGCTTGGGTCATGGGTGAGCAGGGTGCCAAGAGTCTTCGTGGCGGCAAGATGGAAGACGTCATCTTCTCCGGAACTGCCGGCCGTGCTCCGCTTGGGCGTGCTGAGGTTTCCTTGACGATCGATAACTCAGATGGCGCTTTGCCTATTGATTACACCGAAGTCACGATCGCGCGAACCCTGTTCCGCAACGGCGGTTCTGAATACTCCATCAATGGTGCTCCATGCCGCTTGCTTGATGTCCAAGAGCTCCTGAGTGACTCAGGTATTGGTCGCGAAATGCACGTCATTGTTGGTCAAGGCCAGCTCGACACCGTGCTGCGTGCCACCCCTGAAGAACGTCGCGGTCTTATTGAAGAAGCTGCAGGTGTGCTGAAGCACCGCCGCCGCAAGGAAAAAGCGTTGCGCAAGTTGGATTCCATGGAAGCCAATCTCACGCGTTTGAATGACCTCACCACCGAGTTGCGCCGTCAGTTGAAGCCACTTGGCCGTCAGGCGGAAGTTGCTCGTCGCGCAGTCGTGATTCAAACGGACGCACGCGATGCTCGGTTGCGTTTGATGGCAGATGACCTTGTGCAAATGCGTCAAGCCCTTGCTGCTGAAGTCGCGGATGAGTCAGCTTTGCGTTCGCGTCAAAATGAAGTCGAAACAGCGTTGGCTTCTTTGCGCGAAAAAGAAACCACAACTGAGGCGCAAACTCTTGAGCAGGCACCACGCTTAGAAGCGGCCCAGGAAACCTGGTTCTCGCTGAGCGGATTGCGTGAACGCTTCGTAGGTTTAGTGCAACTCAGTACTGAGCGCGTGCGTAACTTGCAGCCAGAAGCTGAGGATGAAAACCCGGGGCGCGATCCAGAGCAACTCGATGCTGAAGCTCGTAGCCTTCGTGCAAAAGAATTCGAACTAAGCCGTGAAGTTGAAGCTTCCCGCGATGGTCTTTCGGGTGCCACAGCAGCTCGTCAGCAGGCAGAAGAAGCTTTCACAGCAGAAGAGCGTCGCGTTGCCGCTGTACAAAAGGCAGCAGCAGAACGCCGCGAGGCTCTGGTTCGTCTTACTGGACAAGTTCATGCGGCAGCTTCTCGAGTTGAAGCACGTACCCACGAACTCGAACGCCTACGAGAATCAATTCGTGAAGCGACATCACGTGGAGAAAAGGCTCAGGCCGACTTCCAGGCTATTGAGGTGCAGGTTGCTGGGCTTGATGAAGGTGAAGTTGGCCTCGATGAACATCATGATCGCGCTGAGGCGGCACTTATTGCTGCCGATGCAGAAGTGGAGCGTTTGCGTGGCATCGAATCGACCAGTGAGCGTGAACGCGCTGCCCTGAGCGCTCGTCTCGAAGCATTGTCAATGTCCTTGACTCGTAAAGATGCAGGTGGAGCACTTGTTGCCGCTGCCGATCAAGTTCCTGGATTTGTCGGCCCACTGGCCAAGCAACTTCAGATCGAACATGGGGCAGAAGCAGCGGTAGCCGCAGTGCTGGGCGACCTTGCTGATGCTGTTGTGGTTCGTGGAGTTCAAGCAGCAGTGAGTTCTTTGGTGTTGTTGAAGCAACAAGACGCTGGTCGTGCAGCTCTCGTTGTTGCCAATGATGGATTCAACGCGCCTGCGTCGGATCGAAACGTCGCTCCTGCAGGAGTGTGGCTTCGTGATCGTGTTCGTTGTGATGAAGCGCTGACCTCTGTTGTTGATCGCTTATTAGTTGGCGCAGTTCTTGTTGAATCAGTTGATATCGCTGCGGAGCAATCGCAACAACATTCAGATTTGGTGTTTGTCACACCTGCTGGCGATGTGTTCTCGCGTGACGTTGTCCATGGTGGCTCACAGAGCACGTTGAGTTTGTTGGAAGTCCAGGCTGCTTACGACGAAACTGATGCGGCGCTTCAGCAGGCAGTTCATAGTGCTGAACGCGCGCGATTCGACATGGTTGCAGCCAAGCAGGTTCAAGAAACCGCTGCTGCTGCAGTTGAGCAGGCACTGAGTGGATTGCACGAATCAGATGCTCGCATGGCAGCAGTTGCTGAACAGTTGGGTCAGTTGGGTCAGGTTGCGCGTGCTGCTGGCGCTGAAGCTGATCGGCTTACTGCAACCTTGACCGCTGCTGAAGTAGCCCACGGCACCGATGTAACTAACCATGAGCAATTGCAACAGCGGTTGGCTGCAGCCCAAGAAGAACCTGAAGTCGAAGTTGGCGACGATCAGCGTGAAGTCTTTGCGGAGGCAGCCAAGGCGGCTCGCCAAGCCGAGGTGGATGCACGGTTGTCATTGCGTACAGGTGAAGAGCGAGTAACAGCCGTTGGTATTCGTGCTGAGCAGTTAGAGCGCGCAGCAAATGCTGAACGGGAAGCGCGAGTGGCAGCAATACAGCGCCGTGAACAACGTGCGCGCGATCTTGTGACTGCTCAAGCAGTGCTGAGCGGGGCGAAAGCTGCGCTCTCACGTATTGAGAGTTCAGTTGCTCAAGCAAGCGCAGACCGCGCTCTGGCTGAGAAGCAGCGCAAGGAACGCGATGAATCATTGGTAGGAGTTCGCGCCAAAATTCGCGAACTCGCTGCAGAGTTTGATCTCCTCAAGGATTCGGTCCATCGCGATGAGGTCGCGCGTGCTGAACAACGCATGCGTATTGAGCAAGTGGTTGATCGTGCGATGGAAGAATTTGGCATTGAAGCCGATGTGCTCACTGCTGAATATGGTCCAGATCAGATGGTTCCACCGAGCTTGGTTGTTCCCGGCGATGAAGTTCCCGAGGATGCTCCTGAGCCACAGCCATACCCATTCGTTCGCGTTGAACAAGAAAAGAGACTCAAAGAAGCTGAGCGCGGCTTGGCCTTATTGGGCAAGGTCAACCCACTTGCGCTTGAAGAGTTCAACGCGATGGAAGAGCGTCATCGTTTCCTCTCTGAGCAGCTCGATGACTTGCGCCGCACACGCGATGACCTCTTGGACATCGTCAAAGAGGTTGATGCTCGAGTTGAGCAGGTCTTTACCGAGGCGTACACCGAAATTGAACGCGAATTCGAAGGTGTCTTTAGTCGCCTATTCCCCGGCGGCGAAGGCCGCTTGATTCTCACGGATCCAAGCAACATGCTCACCACGGGTGTGGATGTGGAAGCACGCCCACCTGGCAAGAAGGTGAAGCGCTTGTCGCTGCTCTCAGGTGGTGAACGCTCGCTAACCGCAGTCGCGTTCTTGGTGGCACTGTTCAAGGCTCGCCCCTCACCGTTCTATGTGCTTGACGAAGTTGAAGCAGCGCTCGACGATGTCAACCTTGGTCGCTTGATCGACATCATTGAAGAACTGCGCGATAGTTCGCAGCTCATCGTCATTACTCACCAAAAGCGCACGATGGAAATCGCGGACGCGCTCTACGGCGTCTCGATGCGTGGCGATGGTGTGACACAGGTGATTGGCCAACGTTTGCGTGAGTCTGCAACTGCATCATGA
- the rpmF gene encoding 50S ribosomal protein L32, with amino-acid sequence MPVPKRKTSRANTRHRRSQWKTTVPNLVTCTRCQSKRLAHTACPTCGTYAKRRVLDV; translated from the coding sequence GTGCCAGTACCAAAGCGCAAGACTTCGCGAGCCAACACCCGTCACCGTCGTTCACAGTGGAAAACCACTGTTCCCAACCTCGTGACCTGCACACGCTGCCAGTCAAAGCGTCTTGCACACACTGCATGCCCAACATGTGGCACGTACGCCAAGCGCCGCGTCCTGGACGTCTAA
- the coaD gene encoding pantetheine-phosphate adenylyltransferase, translating into MRRAVCPGSFDPVTNGHLDVFARASKLADEVVIVVAINKNKSGTFTIDERMEMLREVVAPYPNIRVDSFMGLLVDYCKANDVQAIVKGLRAVTDFDYELQMAQMNYRLTEIETLFVSTNPVYSYLSSSLIKEVATYGGDINGLLPGSVQERLLTRIAENKK; encoded by the coding sequence GTGCGTAGAGCAGTTTGCCCAGGGTCGTTTGATCCCGTGACCAATGGGCACCTTGATGTGTTCGCACGTGCTTCAAAATTGGCTGACGAAGTGGTGATCGTGGTTGCCATCAACAAGAACAAAAGTGGCACCTTCACCATCGATGAACGCATGGAGATGTTGCGTGAGGTTGTAGCGCCGTACCCCAATATTCGCGTTGATTCGTTCATGGGGCTGCTCGTGGATTACTGCAAGGCCAATGATGTGCAAGCCATTGTGAAGGGCCTGCGAGCAGTAACTGACTTCGATTACGAACTTCAGATGGCTCAAATGAATTATCGGCTGACAGAAATTGAAACCCTGTTCGTATCCACGAATCCTGTTTACAGCTACCTCTCCTCAAGTTTGATCAAGGAAGTCGCTACCTATGGAGGCGACATCAATGGGCTCCTGCCAGGTTCAGTTCAAGAACGCCTCCTGACGCGCATTGCCGAGAACAAGAAATAA
- the recG gene encoding ATP-dependent DNA helicase RecG, with translation MSYSDTNMPLDRVLGGKSAGALKKAFGITTVGELISHYPRRYAARGELTDMNTLIDGEAVTILAEVVSVTTRPMQQRRGTIVEVVISDGQTKLSLTFFNQRWREGMFRPGRRGLFAGEVSSYRGKRQLAHPTFEFFPEDVDEDPERIAMFAGAFIPVYPATATVSSLQIARAMSVVLDTLGELPDPLPASVVADLGLLDHRSAVLAIHRPTSDEEIQEARRRLKFEEAFLLQTLLAQRRAEIAHLPARARITRDGPLIQEFEARLPFTLTPGQLAVGEDIARDLAGDHPMHRLLQGDVGSGKTLVALRAMLSVVDSGGQAALLAPTEVLAAQHFRSIKNLLGEMAEGGMLGGHERGTQVALVTGSMKVAQRRKDLLNIISGDAGIVVGTHALLTDTVQFRDLGLVVVDEQHRFGVEQRAALSSKAVDGTRPHVLVMTATPIPRTVAMTVFGDLDISTLEGLPEGRAGVTTHVVPMKEKPAHVDRAWERVREEVAAGHRVFIVCPRIGDDGADEDFLEIEVDATQTDAKTALASVLDTAEILASGPLAGLRIGILHGRMSPDEKDAAMSAFASAQAEPGLDVLVSTTVIEVGVDVPSATVMVVLDADRFGISQLHQLRGRVGRGSLPGLCLLMTNAPVGSPARKRLDAVASTTDGFELARLDLEQRREGDVLGASQSGHRSSLKLLQVVSDVDVIELARQAATRLVDQDPDLVAYPALQAALIELVAQDQAEFMEKA, from the coding sequence GTGTCATATTCCGACACCAACATGCCCCTTGATCGGGTCCTTGGAGGCAAGTCTGCCGGTGCGCTGAAGAAGGCCTTCGGGATCACCACGGTAGGCGAGCTCATCAGTCATTACCCACGCCGCTATGCCGCCCGCGGGGAACTGACCGACATGAACACCCTGATTGATGGGGAAGCGGTCACCATTTTGGCTGAAGTGGTCAGCGTGACCACGCGCCCCATGCAGCAGCGCCGGGGCACCATCGTGGAAGTTGTGATTTCTGATGGTCAGACCAAGCTCTCCTTGACGTTCTTCAATCAGCGATGGCGCGAAGGCATGTTTCGACCAGGCAGGCGAGGCCTGTTTGCTGGTGAAGTTTCCTCGTATCGAGGCAAGCGCCAGTTGGCTCATCCCACATTTGAATTCTTTCCAGAAGATGTAGACGAGGATCCAGAGCGGATCGCCATGTTCGCTGGAGCATTCATTCCCGTGTATCCGGCCACCGCAACGGTGTCATCCCTGCAAATCGCTCGAGCAATGAGCGTGGTGCTCGACACGCTGGGCGAACTTCCTGATCCACTTCCAGCGTCAGTCGTTGCTGACCTTGGTCTGCTGGATCATCGCTCTGCAGTGCTCGCAATCCACCGGCCGACCTCGGATGAGGAAATCCAAGAAGCCAGACGTCGGTTGAAATTTGAAGAAGCCTTCCTCTTGCAAACACTCCTGGCCCAGCGTCGTGCTGAAATTGCTCATCTGCCAGCGAGAGCTCGCATTACGCGCGATGGACCATTGATTCAAGAGTTTGAAGCGCGGTTGCCGTTTACCCTGACGCCAGGGCAACTCGCAGTGGGTGAAGACATCGCTCGCGATCTTGCCGGCGATCATCCAATGCATCGCTTGTTACAAGGTGATGTCGGTAGCGGCAAAACGTTGGTGGCACTGCGTGCGATGTTAAGTGTGGTTGATTCAGGTGGGCAGGCGGCTCTCCTTGCACCTACTGAGGTGTTAGCAGCCCAGCATTTTCGATCGATCAAGAATTTGCTCGGTGAAATGGCAGAAGGCGGCATGCTCGGTGGCCATGAGCGGGGCACGCAAGTTGCATTAGTGACCGGTTCAATGAAGGTTGCCCAACGTCGCAAGGATCTCCTCAACATCATTTCGGGTGATGCGGGAATCGTTGTGGGCACGCATGCACTCTTAACGGACACCGTGCAATTCCGAGATCTTGGGCTCGTCGTAGTTGACGAGCAACATCGCTTTGGTGTTGAACAGCGTGCAGCGTTATCGTCAAAAGCCGTTGATGGAACCCGACCGCATGTATTGGTCATGACTGCAACACCAATTCCGCGCACGGTGGCGATGACAGTGTTTGGTGACCTCGACATTTCAACACTTGAAGGTCTTCCAGAGGGTCGTGCTGGAGTCACCACGCATGTGGTGCCTATGAAAGAAAAGCCTGCTCACGTGGATCGTGCATGGGAACGGGTGCGCGAGGAAGTTGCCGCAGGGCATCGGGTCTTTATCGTGTGTCCTCGCATTGGCGATGACGGCGCAGATGAAGATTTCCTTGAAATTGAAGTCGATGCGACACAAACCGATGCAAAAACTGCGTTGGCATCAGTCTTAGACACTGCAGAGATACTTGCGTCAGGTCCGTTAGCAGGATTACGCATCGGGATCCTGCATGGGCGAATGTCACCAGATGAAAAGGATGCAGCGATGTCTGCTTTTGCATCAGCACAGGCTGAACCAGGGCTAGATGTTCTTGTCTCAACAACAGTCATTGAAGTCGGCGTTGACGTCCCAAGCGCCACAGTGATGGTTGTTCTTGATGCTGACCGATTCGGCATTTCTCAATTGCACCAATTGCGCGGGCGTGTTGGCCGAGGATCCCTGCCCGGGCTGTGTTTGTTAATGACCAATGCCCCCGTCGGTTCGCCTGCACGTAAACGCTTAGACGCTGTGGCTTCAACGACTGATGGTTTTGAATTGGCGCGTTTAGATCTTGAACAACGTCGCGAAGGCGATGTGCTTGGCGCCTCGCAGTCTGGCCATCGCAGTTCCTTGAAGTTGCTTCAAGTGGTTTCTGATGTTGACGTCATTGAACTTGCAAGGCAAGCGGCTACACGGCTTGTTGACCAAGATCCTGATTTAGTTGCCTATCCCGCCTTGCAAGCAGCGCTCATTGAATTGGTTGCACAGGACCAAGCGGAATTTATGGAGAAGGCATGA